GGAGATTTTATAATAAGTACAAAAATCGGAGAGGCGTGGGGACACTATGAAACGAGGCGACTTTTGGCTGATCGGGATCATCGTGCTCGCGGCCGCGTACTTCATGGTCGCTTACATTCGGCAAGACCATGCCGCCGATCGTTACGACGGGAAAGCCTACGCGGTCGTGACGGTCGACGGGAAGCCGTTCCGAACGATCGAGCTGACCGAGTCGGCCGAGCGATACGAAATTCAGACCGAATTCGGGTACAACTTACTAGAAGTGAAGGATGGGGGCATCCGCATGCTGGAAGCGGATTGCCCCGATGACATTTGTATCGAGATCGGGGAAGTTCGCAAGCTCGGCGAGACGATCGTCTGCTTGCCTAACCGGGTCATGGTCGAGATCGTCGGAGACGCCGAGGAAGGGGGAGAGACGGATGCGGTCGCAACATAACGAAGCGGATGCGGCGCTGCGTCGCTCCGTCGTCATCGCGATGTTCGCAGCGGCGGCCGTCGTGCTTGGGTTGATCGAAGCCGCCATTCCGTTCCAAGCCGCCGTGCCCGGCGCCAAGCTCGGTCTGGGCAATATCATGGTGCTTGCCTGCCTGCACTTCTTGCGAGGGCGTGACGCGATTTCCCTCATCGTATTAAAGACGGTAATAACGTCGTTATTGCTCGGAACATTTTCCAGCTTTTTGTTTAGCATCGCCGGCGGGCTGCTCAGCTTCGCCGTCATGTACGCCCTGCTCCGTCTCGGCCGCGACCGCTTCAGCCTTATCGGGGTGAGCGTCGCCGGCGGCATCGCCCATAACATCGGGCAGTTGACCGCCGCGACGTTCGTACTCGGCACGTCTAAGATTTTCTACTATTTGCCTTTCTTGATGGTAGCGGGCATCGCGACGGGCATCTTCGTCGGGTTCGCCGCGAAGACGTTAATTCGCGCCTTGGGCCGCTTGCCCTTATTCGAGTCGTTGGAGAACCCGCGGTGAACGCGGGAGGGAGGAGGATCGACGCTATGATCGCATACGACAACGTAACGGCCGCGCCGCGCGCCGCGGGAGCGCGTCCCGTCCTCGACGGCGTCACCCTCCGCATTCCCGAGGGACAATGGGTCAGCGTCGTCGGGCCGAACGGCAGCGGCAAGTCGACGCTGCTGCGGCTGATGAACGGATTGGCGGCGGCGCAAGAAGGCTCGATCGTCGTGGACGGCGTCGAGCTGACGCAGGAAACGGTCTGGACCGTTCGATCGAAGATCGGCTTCGTCTTTCAAAACCCCGACAGTCAGAGCATCGGACAGACGGTCGCCGAAGACATCGTGTTCGGGTTGGAAAACGCCGGCCTCGACCGAGAGACGATGCGGCATCGCCTGTACGCGCATGCCGAACGTCTCGGCGTATCCGCGTTGCTGGACCGACACCCGAGCCGGCTGTCGGGCGGGCAGAAGCAGCGAGCCGCGTTGGCGGCGGCGCTCGCGACAGAGCCGAAGATCGTGCTGCTCGACGAGGCGACCTCGATGATCGACGATGCGGGGAAGCGCGATCTGCTTTCGCTGCTCCGAGAGCTGAGGGACAGCGGACAGTATACGATCGTATCCGTCACGCACGATACCGAAGAGTTGCTTGCCTCCGATCGGGTCGTCGCCCTGAACGCGGGCCGGATCGCGGCGGACGGCTCGCCTAGAGACGTGCTCGCCAGAGCGGACGTGTTGGACGGTTGCCGTCAGCGCGCGCCGTTCGTTCGGGAGCTCGCCGCCGCGCTCGGCGAGCGGGGCATCGACGTCGGCGACGTGTGGGACGACGAAGGGATGGTGAACGCGTTATGGTCATTCGCTTCGAACGCGTAACGTATCGATACGCTGGCGCTCCTCGGAACGCAGCGCCGGCCTTGCGAGACGTCGCGCTCTCGATCGACGGTCCTCGCTTCGTCGCCGTTCTCGGCTCCCCGGGGTCGGGCAAGTCGACGCTGCTTCAGCACTTCAACGGGATCGAACGCCCGACCGAAGGCGTCGTTCGCGTGCTCGACTATTCGATTGCGCACGGCGAAAAGCTGAAGTCCGCGAACGAGCTCCGCCGCCGGGTCGGGCTCGTCTTTCAATATCCGGAACGGCAGCTGTTCGAATCGACCGTCGAAGAGGACATCTGCTTCGGTCCCCGCAACTTCGGCATGTCCCAGGGCGAGGCGAAAGCGGCGGCTCGGGCGGTATGCGAATGGATCGGACTCGATCCGGCGCTGCTTCCGTTCAGTCCGTTCGCACTCAGCGGGGGAGAGCAGCGTCTGGCGGCGGTCGCCGCCGTGCTCGCGGTCGACCCCGACATCGTCGCGCTCGACGAGCCCACCGCGTCGCTCGATCCCGCGAGCCGGGAAGAGCTGCTCCGACGGCTCCGTTCCCTCGTGGACGAGCGCGGCAAGACTATCGTCGTCGTCTCCCACAGACTCGAGGAGGTCATCCGCGTCGCGGACGATTTCGTCGTGATGGAAGGCGGGGCGATCGTCTTCCACGGCGGGGCCGCCGAGCTGCTGGAGCGGGAAGAGCTCATCGAACGCGCGGGCGCGTCGCTCCCGGCCGCCGTGCGGCTCATGCGCCGCTTCGCCGCCGCGTTCGACGTCGAGCCGCCGGCCGGCGCGCCGTCCGCCGAAGAAGCCGCCGAGTTCGTCCGGCGAACGTTAGAGGCTCGCGGCTTCCGCTCTAAGGAAGGAGTCGGTGCGCATGCGTGACACGTTACGAATCGGCAGGTTTGTCGAAGCCGGATCTTGGGCTCATCGACTTGATCCCCGCTCGAAGCTGACGGCGATGTTCCTGTACTTGGCCGCGGTGCTGTTCATCGACAGCTGGTACGGACTCGCGGCGTT
The nucleotide sequence above comes from Paenibacillus antri. Encoded proteins:
- a CDS encoding ATP-binding cassette domain-containing protein, producing the protein MIAYDNVTAAPRAAGARPVLDGVTLRIPEGQWVSVVGPNGSGKSTLLRLMNGLAAAQEGSIVVDGVELTQETVWTVRSKIGFVFQNPDSQSIGQTVAEDIVFGLENAGLDRETMRHRLYAHAERLGVSALLDRHPSRLSGGQKQRAALAAALATEPKIVLLDEATSMIDDAGKRDLLSLLRELRDSGQYTIVSVTHDTEELLASDRVVALNAGRIAADGSPRDVLARADVLDGCRQRAPFVRELAAALGERGIDVGDVWDDEGMVNALWSFASNA
- a CDS encoding NusG domain II-containing protein, with protein sequence MKRGDFWLIGIIVLAAAYFMVAYIRQDHAADRYDGKAYAVVTVDGKPFRTIELTESAERYEIQTEFGYNLLEVKDGGIRMLEADCPDDICIEIGEVRKLGETIVCLPNRVMVEIVGDAEEGGETDAVAT
- a CDS encoding ATP-binding cassette domain-containing protein, translated to MVIRFERVTYRYAGAPRNAAPALRDVALSIDGPRFVAVLGSPGSGKSTLLQHFNGIERPTEGVVRVLDYSIAHGEKLKSANELRRRVGLVFQYPERQLFESTVEEDICFGPRNFGMSQGEAKAAARAVCEWIGLDPALLPFSPFALSGGEQRLAAVAAVLAVDPDIVALDEPTASLDPASREELLRRLRSLVDERGKTIVVVSHRLEEVIRVADDFVVMEGGAIVFHGGAAELLEREELIERAGASLPAAVRLMRRFAAAFDVEPPAGAPSAEEAAEFVRRTLEARGFRSKEGVGAHA
- a CDS encoding Gx transporter family protein, which produces MRSQHNEADAALRRSVVIAMFAAAAVVLGLIEAAIPFQAAVPGAKLGLGNIMVLACLHFLRGRDAISLIVLKTVITSLLLGTFSSFLFSIAGGLLSFAVMYALLRLGRDRFSLIGVSVAGGIAHNIGQLTAATFVLGTSKIFYYLPFLMVAGIATGIFVGFAAKTLIRALGRLPLFESLENPR